One window of Saccharopolyspora phatthalungensis genomic DNA carries:
- a CDS encoding VOC family protein — MHVAIQPIINTPDLDRLLNFYTALFGAVEKYRIPDTEPTFYIGLEVDDFELGLVIARDAETGTTGRVLLSFDVENVDALLERVEAVGGRVLGPPNDMPWGQRVAHIQDPDGNAVNLTQQL, encoded by the coding sequence ATGCACGTGGCCATTCAGCCGATCATCAACACGCCCGACCTGGACCGCCTGCTGAACTTCTACACGGCGCTGTTCGGCGCGGTGGAGAAGTACCGCATCCCCGACACCGAGCCGACGTTCTACATCGGCCTGGAGGTCGATGACTTCGAGCTGGGCCTGGTGATCGCCAGGGACGCCGAGACCGGTACCACCGGCCGTGTGCTGCTCAGCTTCGACGTGGAGAACGTCGACGCGCTCCTGGAACGGGTGGAAGCCGTCGGCGGCCGGGTCCTGGGCCCGCCGAACGACATGCCGTGGGGCCAGCGAGTCGCCCACATCCAAGACCCCGATGGCAACGCGGTGAACCTCACCCAACAGCTCTGA
- a CDS encoding SDR family oxidoreductase, giving the protein MELGISGRNAFVCASTGGLGEATARALAAEGVNVVVSGRRGDRARAIAAELPGAVGIEVDLTAPDGADQLLAAATSALGDIDILVLNGPGPRPATASVLTIDDTTQAVHNLLLVHQRLVAGVLPGMRERGWGRVLAIGSSGVVAPIPRLALSNIGRSALAAYLKGLAAEVAADGVTANLLLPGRIATDRVASLDTAQAEREQRTPEEVRASTEAAIPAGRYGDPTEFGAAAAFLCSAKASYITGTAIRCDGGMVATL; this is encoded by the coding sequence ATGGAACTGGGAATTTCCGGGCGCAATGCCTTCGTGTGCGCCTCGACAGGCGGACTGGGCGAGGCGACGGCCCGTGCGCTGGCGGCCGAAGGCGTCAACGTGGTGGTATCGGGCCGCCGTGGCGACCGGGCCCGCGCCATCGCCGCCGAACTGCCCGGCGCGGTCGGCATCGAGGTCGACCTGACGGCACCCGATGGCGCCGACCAGTTGCTCGCGGCAGCCACTTCGGCGTTGGGCGACATCGACATCCTGGTGCTCAACGGCCCCGGCCCACGCCCGGCGACGGCGTCGGTGCTCACGATCGACGACACCACGCAAGCAGTCCACAACCTGCTGCTGGTGCATCAGCGCCTCGTGGCGGGAGTGCTGCCCGGGATGCGCGAACGGGGTTGGGGCCGGGTGCTCGCGATCGGCTCCAGCGGAGTGGTCGCGCCGATCCCGCGCCTGGCGTTGTCCAACATCGGCCGCAGCGCGCTCGCGGCGTACCTGAAGGGCCTGGCCGCAGAGGTCGCGGCCGACGGTGTCACTGCGAACCTGCTGCTGCCGGGCCGGATCGCGACGGACCGGGTGGCCAGTCTCGATACCGCCCAAGCCGAACGCGAGCAACGGACGCCCGAGGAAGTTCGCGCGTCCACGGAAGCCGCGATCCCGGCAGGCCGCTACGGCGACCCTACGGAATTCGGCGCGGCGGCGGCGTTCCTGTGCAGCGCCAAGGCGTCTTACATCACGGGCACCGCGATCCGCTGCGACGGCGGCATGGTCGCGACCCTATAG
- a CDS encoding cation:proton antiporter yields the protein MHTSIALLLELGIVLIVLGAVGTVTRRFGVSPIPLYLLVGLAVGEGGIAPLPAARDFVEIGASIGVVLLLLTLGLEFSIEEFTVTLRQHVPSGLADMVVNAAPGALAGWLLGLDATGIVALAGVTWVSSSTIVSRLLDDLHRLGNRETPAVLSVLLLEDFAMAVYLPILAVLATGGTALHGVASVAVAVGVLLLALIVSRRWGHRVGHLVEDRDTEQLLLRIVGLALVVAAIAELAGTSAAVGAFLVGLALTGPLADRVRSVVAPLRDLFAAAFFLAIGISVPPASLLPLLPLAAALAAVTALTKIGTGWYAAARGGAGRRGRLRAGTVLIVRGEFSIVIVGLVATQDVLVGPLTTGYVLLLAVAGPLITWWFGNPARQTS from the coding sequence GTGCACACCTCGATCGCCCTCCTGCTGGAGCTGGGGATCGTGCTGATCGTGCTCGGCGCGGTCGGCACGGTCACCCGGCGTTTTGGGGTGTCGCCGATCCCGCTGTACCTGCTGGTGGGCCTGGCGGTGGGCGAGGGCGGTATCGCGCCGCTGCCCGCGGCACGGGACTTCGTGGAAATCGGCGCGTCGATCGGGGTCGTGCTCCTGCTGCTGACCCTCGGCCTGGAGTTCTCCATCGAAGAATTCACCGTGACGCTGCGGCAGCACGTTCCCTCCGGCCTGGCGGACATGGTCGTCAACGCCGCGCCGGGCGCACTGGCCGGCTGGCTGCTCGGCCTGGACGCCACCGGAATCGTGGCGCTGGCCGGTGTGACCTGGGTGTCGTCGTCGACGATCGTGTCCCGCCTGCTGGACGACCTGCACCGGCTCGGCAACCGGGAAACCCCGGCCGTGCTGTCGGTCCTGCTGCTCGAAGACTTCGCGATGGCGGTGTACCTACCGATCCTCGCGGTGCTGGCCACCGGCGGCACGGCGCTGCACGGCGTGGCCAGCGTCGCGGTCGCGGTGGGGGTCCTGCTGCTGGCGTTGATCGTCTCGCGCCGCTGGGGACACCGCGTCGGCCATCTGGTCGAGGACCGCGACACCGAGCAGTTGCTGCTGCGGATCGTCGGGCTTGCCCTGGTGGTGGCCGCGATCGCGGAGCTGGCCGGCACCTCGGCCGCCGTGGGAGCGTTCCTGGTCGGCCTGGCGTTGACCGGCCCACTGGCCGACCGGGTGCGCTCCGTGGTCGCACCGCTGCGGGACCTTTTCGCGGCGGCGTTCTTCCTGGCGATCGGCATTTCGGTGCCCCCGGCCTCGCTGTTGCCGCTGCTCCCGCTGGCAGCCGCGCTGGCCGCGGTGACCGCGCTGACCAAGATCGGCACCGGCTGGTACGCGGCGGCCCGCGGCGGAGCCGGGCGCCGAGGCCGACTGCGCGCGGGCACCGTGCTGATCGTCCGCGGCGAATTCTCGATCGTCATCGTCGGACTGGTGGCCACCCAAGACGTCCTGGTCGGCCCCCTGACCACCGGCTACGTCCTTCTCCTGGCGGTGGCAGGCCCGCTGATCACCTGGTGGTTCGGCAATCCGGCACGCCAGACGTCGTGA
- a CDS encoding cation:proton antiporter regulatory subunit: MDVTEVLLPGVGLRYEFTTTNGQRIGVVARRRGDFEFVTYPSDDPDEVRVLFRLSEDEADAVTEILGAPRIAERFADLTREVPGLNAGQVEVTPGSAFAGRTLGETRARTRTGASIVAIVRGEDVIASPAPSQSLQAGDILVVIGTQQGITGVEHILAG; encoded by the coding sequence ATGGATGTCACCGAAGTGTTGCTCCCGGGGGTCGGGCTGCGCTACGAGTTCACCACCACCAACGGCCAGCGCATCGGAGTGGTGGCTCGGCGGCGCGGCGACTTCGAGTTCGTCACCTACCCCAGCGATGATCCCGACGAGGTCCGCGTGCTGTTCCGGCTCAGCGAAGACGAAGCCGACGCGGTCACCGAAATCCTCGGCGCCCCGCGAATCGCCGAGCGCTTCGCCGATCTGACCCGCGAAGTGCCGGGGCTGAACGCGGGGCAGGTCGAAGTCACCCCCGGGTCGGCGTTCGCCGGGCGCACGCTCGGCGAGACCCGCGCCCGTACCCGCACCGGCGCGTCGATCGTGGCGATCGTGCGCGGCGAGGACGTCATCGCCTCCCCCGCGCCGAGCCAGTCGTTGCAGGCCGGGGACATTCTCGTGGTGATCGGCACGCAGCAGGGCATCACCGGGGTGGAACACATCCTGGCGGGGTGA
- the efeB gene encoding iron uptake transporter deferrochelatase/peroxidase subunit — translation MTGVSRRRLFGMTGAGVAIAGTAAGTGYFAASRPDETAATVPFRGPHQAGITTPAQDRMHFVAFDVTTTDRAELAALLRDWTQAAERMTAGLEAIENGAVGGRTEAPPGDTGEALDLPASALTLTIGFGPSLFDGRFGLGDRRPAALLDLPHFPADNLDPARSSGDLCVQACANDPQVAVHAVRNLARIGFGKVAVRWSQLGFGRTSTTSRAQSTPRNLFGFKDGTNNLKAEDTAELDRHVWVQPGDGPEWMSGGTYLVARRIRMHIETWDRTSLAEQEAIVGRAKGSGAPNGAAEEFDPVDLQARSPDGEFRIAADAHIRLAAPATHGGVRMLRRGYNFTDGSDGLGRLDAGLFFVCFNRDPRTQFVPVQRMLSKKDAMMEYLEHTGSAIFACPPGVPPGGHWGDSLFG, via the coding sequence ATGACCGGTGTGTCCCGCCGTCGGCTGTTCGGGATGACCGGCGCCGGTGTCGCGATCGCGGGCACCGCCGCCGGGACGGGGTACTTCGCCGCGAGCCGCCCCGACGAGACGGCGGCCACGGTGCCCTTCCGGGGTCCGCACCAAGCCGGCATCACCACCCCGGCGCAGGACCGGATGCACTTCGTGGCCTTCGACGTGACCACGACCGACCGCGCCGAGTTGGCCGCGCTGCTGCGGGACTGGACGCAGGCCGCCGAGCGGATGACCGCCGGGTTGGAGGCGATCGAGAACGGCGCGGTCGGCGGGCGCACCGAGGCACCGCCGGGTGACACCGGCGAGGCCCTCGACCTGCCCGCGTCCGCGCTGACGCTGACCATCGGGTTCGGGCCGTCGCTGTTCGACGGCCGGTTCGGGCTCGGCGATCGCCGTCCCGCCGCACTGCTCGACCTGCCGCACTTCCCCGCCGACAACCTCGATCCCGCGCGCAGCAGCGGGGACCTGTGCGTGCAGGCCTGCGCCAACGATCCGCAAGTGGCCGTGCACGCGGTGCGCAACCTGGCGCGCATCGGGTTCGGCAAGGTCGCGGTGCGCTGGTCGCAGCTCGGGTTCGGCCGGACCTCCACGACATCGCGGGCGCAGAGCACACCGCGCAATCTGTTCGGGTTCAAGGACGGCACGAACAACCTGAAGGCCGAGGACACCGCGGAGCTGGACCGGCACGTCTGGGTTCAGCCGGGCGACGGCCCGGAGTGGATGTCCGGCGGGACCTACCTGGTGGCCCGGCGGATCCGGATGCACATCGAGACCTGGGACCGGACGTCACTGGCCGAGCAGGAAGCCATCGTCGGCCGGGCCAAGGGCAGCGGCGCACCGAACGGCGCGGCCGAGGAGTTCGACCCGGTCGACCTCCAGGCCCGCAGCCCGGACGGCGAGTTCCGGATCGCGGCCGACGCGCACATCCGGCTCGCCGCGCCCGCGACGCACGGCGGGGTGCGGATGTTGCGCCGCGGCTACAACTTCACCGACGGATCCGACGGGCTCGGGCGGCTGGACGCGGGGCTGTTTTTCGTGTGCTTCAACCGCGACCCGCGCACCCAGTTCGTGCCCGTGCAGCGGATGCTGTCCAAGAAGGACGCGATGATGGAGTATCTGGAGCACACCGGATCGGCCATCTTCGCCTGCCCGCCAGGAGTCCCACCCGGCGGCCACTGGGGTGACTCCCTCTTCGGGTAA
- the efeO gene encoding iron uptake system protein EfeO — MTIKARTLLPALGTILLAAGCGGQTAGSAPGAIAVQAGDDACKLSTTSAPAGTIRFDITNTGSQVTEFYLYGEGDRVLSEVENIGPGLTRQLVVEVPQGGKYTTACKPGMQGDGIRGEFTVTGSASAQNGAATQAVADYKRYVDEQADQLKAGTARFAAAVKAGDVEQAKQLYASARLPWERIEPVAESFGDLDPRMDGREADLEQGQQFTGFHRLEKDLWVTGPQPDTPAIADQLLADVDQLVAQTRTVQLTPAGIANGAKELLDEVATGKVTGEEETFSHTDLWDFRANVDGAKQVVTTLRPVLSAKDPQLLAVLDQKFAAVDALLARYQVGDGFKLYTELTPEQVKELASAVDALGEPLSKTAGVVAQ, encoded by the coding sequence GTGACCATCAAAGCCCGCACCCTGCTGCCCGCGCTCGGCACCATCCTGCTCGCGGCCGGATGCGGCGGGCAGACCGCCGGCTCCGCGCCCGGTGCGATCGCGGTGCAAGCCGGCGACGACGCCTGCAAGCTGTCCACGACCTCCGCCCCGGCCGGCACGATCCGCTTCGACATCACCAACACCGGCAGCCAGGTCACCGAGTTCTACCTCTACGGCGAGGGCGACCGGGTGCTCAGCGAGGTCGAGAACATCGGTCCCGGCCTGACCCGGCAGCTGGTCGTCGAAGTGCCGCAGGGCGGCAAGTACACCACCGCGTGCAAGCCCGGCATGCAGGGCGACGGCATCCGCGGCGAGTTCACCGTCACCGGCTCCGCGAGCGCGCAGAACGGTGCCGCCACGCAGGCCGTCGCCGACTACAAGCGCTACGTGGACGAACAGGCCGACCAGCTCAAGGCCGGCACCGCGAGGTTCGCCGCAGCGGTCAAGGCCGGTGATGTGGAGCAGGCCAAGCAGTTGTACGCCTCGGCTCGGCTGCCGTGGGAGCGCATCGAACCGGTCGCGGAGAGCTTCGGCGACCTGGACCCGAGGATGGATGGCCGGGAGGCCGATCTGGAGCAGGGCCAGCAGTTCACCGGCTTCCACCGGCTGGAAAAGGACCTCTGGGTCACCGGGCCGCAGCCCGACACCCCGGCGATCGCCGACCAGCTTCTCGCCGACGTCGACCAGCTCGTTGCGCAGACCCGGACCGTCCAGCTGACCCCGGCGGGCATCGCCAACGGCGCCAAGGAACTGCTCGACGAGGTCGCCACCGGCAAGGTCACCGGCGAGGAGGAGACCTTCTCGCACACCGACCTGTGGGATTTCCGGGCCAACGTGGACGGCGCCAAGCAGGTGGTCACCACGCTGCGGCCGGTGCTGAGCGCGAAGGACCCGCAGCTGCTGGCGGTCCTGGACCAGAAGTTCGCGGCGGTGGACGCGCTGCTGGCGCGCTACCAGGTCGGCGACGGCTTCAAGCTCTACACCGAGCTGACCCCCGAGCAGGTCAAGGAACTGGCCTCGGCCGTGGACGCGCTCGGCGAGCCGCTGAGCAAGACCGCGGGCGTGGTGGCGCAATGA
- the efeU gene encoding iron uptake transporter permease EfeU has product MLFSNALIGLREGLEAVLVVSILVAFLVRTERRRALPLVWTGVSLAVALSVAVGAVLTYTAATLSFEAQEGFGGIASIIAVGFVTGMIFWMRKAGRTLAAQLRGQLDDALQLGPVAVATVAFLAVGREGLETAVFFFSSVQSAGGGTVLPLVGFLIGIAIAILLGYLIYAGAVKVNLSKFFTVTGVLLVFVAAGVFAYGMHDLQEAGLLPGLHTLAFDVSAYVPPNSWYGALLKGIFNFSPQTTVLEAIVWVGYVAVVLTLFLRPHRGAARPAEIRTGDAK; this is encoded by the coding sequence ATGCTATTCAGCAATGCCCTCATCGGGCTGCGGGAGGGGCTGGAGGCCGTTCTCGTGGTCAGCATTCTGGTCGCATTCCTCGTCCGCACCGAACGCCGCCGCGCGCTGCCGTTGGTCTGGACCGGGGTCAGCTTGGCGGTGGCGCTGTCGGTGGCGGTAGGCGCGGTGCTCACCTACACCGCGGCGACGCTGAGCTTCGAAGCCCAGGAGGGATTCGGCGGGATCGCCTCGATCATCGCGGTCGGCTTCGTCACCGGCATGATCTTCTGGATGCGCAAGGCCGGTCGCACCCTCGCGGCCCAGTTGCGCGGCCAACTCGACGATGCGCTGCAGCTCGGACCGGTTGCCGTGGCCACCGTGGCGTTCCTGGCGGTCGGCCGGGAGGGCCTGGAGACCGCGGTGTTCTTCTTCTCCAGCGTGCAGTCCGCCGGCGGCGGCACCGTGCTGCCACTGGTCGGATTCCTGATCGGGATCGCGATCGCTATCTTGCTCGGCTACCTGATCTACGCCGGGGCGGTCAAGGTCAACCTGTCGAAGTTCTTCACCGTCACCGGGGTGCTGCTGGTCTTCGTCGCCGCCGGGGTCTTCGCCTACGGGATGCACGACCTGCAGGAAGCCGGCCTGCTGCCCGGCCTGCACACGCTCGCCTTCGACGTCAGCGCCTACGTCCCGCCGAACTCCTGGTACGGCGCGCTGCTCAAGGGCATCTTCAACTTCTCCCCGCAGACCACCGTGCTCGAAGCCATCGTCTGGGTCGGCTACGTCGCGGTCGTACTCACCCTGTTCCTCCGCCCCCATCGCGGCGCCGCCCGGCCCGCCGAGATCCGTACCGGAGACGCAAAGTGA
- a CDS encoding acetyl-CoA carboxylase gives MSTVKAQQPGVFYRGPSPEADPYVREGGHVDVGQTIAVIEAVKTYSPVKAETSGTITRFLLDDGTEVAPGQDVVEVAEETSPLG, from the coding sequence ATGTCCACTGTTAAGGCGCAACAACCAGGCGTGTTCTACCGGGGTCCGTCCCCGGAGGCCGACCCGTACGTGCGCGAAGGCGGCCACGTCGATGTCGGCCAGACCATCGCGGTGATCGAGGCGGTGAAGACCTACAGCCCGGTGAAGGCGGAAACCAGCGGCACCATCACCCGCTTCCTGCTCGACGACGGCACCGAAGTCGCCCCCGGACAGGACGTGGTCGAAGTCGCCGAGGAAACATCCCCACTCGGTTGA
- a CDS encoding J domain-containing protein, with product MRGVDYYELLGVTRNATAAEIKSAYRSLARSMHPDVGGTAGTFRLLQEAYETLNDPVRRADYDGAGEPIRRPRVTGRRRRRSFGEDPAYVPKLPRLRLDDIPWWDTVDPDTRVRYLPVTGPDRAPTLALVGGWSLLLLAGLAVELSAMLMAAWLAVLVGSGVVIVLLLRRHVRAHRVNRSFAAEFGGQRIFGLPDGQDERAQQLTAELCAKYLTRLPGVRVFHGLSWPDSVFEDVHHAVLCGRRLVLVESKSWLPGHYTSDDEGTLWRNGHPFRGGATRLPEGVALFEELLPGIEVRGVVLIYPSRAGDITTVEQDGDPVSPMTPAQFVCDIGRWLAQDSATVDRDAFTTVLDQVVAD from the coding sequence GTGCGCGGGGTCGACTATTACGAACTGCTGGGCGTGACACGGAACGCGACGGCAGCGGAGATCAAGTCCGCTTATCGGTCGCTGGCACGCAGCATGCACCCCGATGTCGGTGGCACCGCAGGAACCTTCCGGTTGTTGCAGGAGGCGTACGAGACGCTCAACGATCCGGTCCGCCGCGCCGACTACGACGGTGCGGGCGAGCCCATCCGCCGCCCGCGGGTGACGGGGCGGCGCCGTCGGCGGAGTTTCGGCGAAGATCCGGCCTACGTCCCGAAGTTGCCGCGGCTGCGGCTGGACGACATCCCGTGGTGGGACACCGTCGATCCGGACACCCGGGTCCGCTACCTGCCGGTCACCGGCCCGGATCGGGCACCCACGCTGGCGCTGGTGGGCGGCTGGTCGCTGTTGCTGCTGGCCGGGCTCGCCGTCGAGTTGAGCGCCATGCTGATGGCCGCCTGGCTGGCCGTGCTGGTGGGCTCCGGCGTGGTGATCGTGCTGCTGCTGCGTCGGCATGTCCGAGCGCACCGGGTCAACCGCTCGTTCGCCGCGGAGTTCGGCGGGCAACGTATCTTCGGCCTTCCGGACGGGCAGGACGAGCGGGCCCAGCAGCTGACCGCCGAGCTGTGCGCGAAGTACCTGACCCGGCTGCCGGGCGTGCGGGTGTTCCACGGACTGTCCTGGCCCGATTCGGTGTTCGAGGACGTCCACCACGCCGTGCTCTGCGGGCGGCGGCTGGTGCTGGTGGAATCCAAGAGCTGGTTGCCCGGCCACTACACCTCCGACGACGAGGGCACGCTGTGGCGCAACGGCCATCCGTTCCGCGGCGGCGCGACCAGGCTGCCGGAGGGCGTCGCCCTCTTCGAGGAGCTGCTGCCCGGTATCGAGGTGCGCGGCGTGGTGCTGATCTACCCCAGCCGTGCCGGTGACATCACCACCGTGGAGCAGGATGGCGACCCGGTTTCGCCGATGACCCCGGCGCAGTTCGTGTGCGACATCGGGCGGTGGCTCGCGCAGGATTCGGCCACCGTGGATCGCGATGCGTTCACGACGGTGCTGGACCAGGTCGTCGCCGACTGA
- a CDS encoding DoxX family protein has product MTTSSNAAVSQRRGVHVTLWVLQALLAAFFAFAAVPKLIGDPTTVEMFGLIGLGQWFRYLTGALELLGAIGLLVPRLAGPAALGLACVMVGATITQLFVFDSPVMALPPLVLVLVFVALAWGRRQTIPFLANR; this is encoded by the coding sequence ATGACTACCAGCTCGAACGCGGCGGTTTCTCAGCGGCGGGGCGTACACGTGACGCTCTGGGTGCTCCAGGCTCTGCTCGCGGCGTTCTTCGCGTTCGCCGCCGTCCCCAAGCTGATCGGTGATCCGACGACAGTCGAGATGTTCGGGCTGATCGGGCTCGGGCAGTGGTTCCGGTACCTGACCGGCGCGCTGGAACTGCTCGGCGCCATCGGCCTGCTCGTGCCCCGGTTGGCCGGACCGGCCGCGCTCGGTCTCGCCTGCGTCATGGTCGGCGCGACGATCACCCAGCTGTTCGTGTTCGACTCGCCGGTCATGGCGCTCCCGCCGCTCGTGCTCGTCCTGGTGTTCGTGGCGCTCGCCTGGGGGCGTCGCCAGACCATCCCGTTCCTGGCCAACCGCTGA
- a CDS encoding VOC family protein: protein MSIKTFINLPVKDLNRAVDFFTALGFTFDQRFTDENATCMVISDDSYAMLLVEPFFRQFTKKELVDANKATEVLVALGLESRAQVDELAGKAFAAGAQPANEPMDEGPMYGKSFHDLDGHIWEVFHMDLSGITG, encoded by the coding sequence ATGTCCATCAAGACCTTCATCAACCTGCCGGTCAAGGACCTCAACAGGGCGGTCGACTTCTTCACCGCGCTGGGCTTCACCTTCGACCAGCGGTTCACCGACGAAAACGCTACCTGCATGGTGATCAGCGACGATTCCTACGCGATGCTGCTGGTGGAACCGTTCTTCCGGCAGTTCACCAAGAAGGAGCTGGTCGACGCGAACAAGGCCACCGAAGTCCTGGTGGCGCTGGGCTTGGAAAGCAGGGCGCAGGTCGACGAGCTGGCCGGGAAGGCGTTCGCGGCGGGAGCGCAGCCCGCGAACGAGCCGATGGACGAGGGCCCGATGTACGGCAAGAGCTTCCACGACCTGGACGGGCACATCTGGGAGGTCTTCCACATGGACCTCTCTGGCATAACGGGCTGA
- a CDS encoding dienelactone hydrolase family protein, whose protein sequence is MTNPHQNVSFASNGRTAHGYLAKPSRPGPGVVVIQEWWGLTDHVADVADRLAAEGFVALAPDLYGGHTTHDARQAARLMQELPVDQAARDLSGAVDYLLTLDAVTSSAVGVVGFCMGGKFAIVLAAQQGDRVGAVVPFYGLPSVADTDFSGLTAQMLGHFGEYDRSISMDAVGELRDKIQQQSEVRPQIHVYPAGHAFFNDQNPASYHEDSARMAWPRTLDFLRRHLT, encoded by the coding sequence GTGACGAATCCGCACCAGAACGTGAGCTTCGCCAGCAATGGGCGCACCGCGCACGGCTACCTGGCGAAGCCGTCGCGGCCGGGCCCGGGCGTGGTGGTGATCCAGGAGTGGTGGGGGCTGACCGACCACGTCGCCGATGTCGCCGACCGGCTGGCGGCCGAGGGGTTCGTCGCGCTCGCCCCGGATCTCTACGGCGGGCACACCACGCACGACGCCAGGCAAGCCGCGCGGCTGATGCAGGAGTTGCCGGTCGATCAGGCCGCCCGCGACCTCTCCGGGGCGGTCGACTACCTGCTGACGCTAGACGCGGTGACGAGTTCGGCGGTCGGAGTGGTCGGGTTCTGCATGGGCGGCAAGTTCGCGATCGTGCTGGCCGCACAGCAGGGCGACCGGGTCGGCGCCGTGGTGCCGTTCTACGGGCTGCCCTCGGTGGCGGACACGGACTTTTCCGGTCTGACGGCGCAGATGCTGGGCCACTTCGGCGAATACGACCGCTCCATCAGCATGGACGCGGTGGGCGAGTTGCGCGACAAGATCCAGCAGCAGTCCGAGGTACGACCGCAGATTCACGTCTACCCGGCCGGGCACGCCTTCTTCAACGACCAGAATCCGGCGTCATACCACGAGGATTCGGCTCGCATGGCCTGGCCTCGCACCCTCGACTTCCTTCGCCGTCACCTGACCTGA
- a CDS encoding CaiB/BaiF CoA transferase family protein — translation MLPLDGVTVVSLEQAVAAPFATRQLADLGARVIKVERPAGDFARGYDTSVQGLSSHFVWLNRNKESIVLDLKQQADRQVMDKLLARADVFVQNLAPGAATRLGLGAAELRASYPRLIVCDISGYGSSGPYRDKKAYDLLVQCETGLVSITGNEAEPAKTGISTADIAGGMYAYTGVLTALYERERTGQATAFEVSLFDALGEWMGFPYYYATYSGTPPRRAGARHAAIAPYGPFAAGDGSQVFLGVQNEREWLKFCEQVLDRPELATDPRFDANPKRVEHLAELKVVIEAAFAQLTSAEIEARLEEVGIANSRMRTMAEFAEHPQLAARDRWREVDSPAGKLRALLPPVTVAGRESRMDPIPELGQHTTAILAELDEPVRD, via the coding sequence ATGCTTCCGTTGGACGGCGTGACCGTGGTGTCCCTGGAGCAGGCGGTCGCCGCCCCGTTCGCCACCCGGCAACTGGCCGACCTGGGTGCCCGAGTGATCAAGGTCGAGCGCCCGGCCGGGGACTTCGCCCGCGGCTACGACACCTCGGTGCAGGGCCTGTCCAGTCACTTCGTGTGGCTCAACCGAAACAAGGAAAGCATCGTCCTGGACCTCAAGCAGCAGGCCGACCGGCAGGTCATGGACAAGCTGCTGGCGCGTGCGGACGTGTTCGTGCAGAACCTCGCGCCCGGCGCGGCGACCCGGCTCGGCCTCGGCGCGGCAGAGCTGCGGGCGAGCTACCCCCGGCTGATCGTCTGCGACATCTCCGGCTACGGCAGCTCCGGCCCGTATCGCGACAAGAAGGCATACGACCTGCTGGTCCAGTGCGAGACGGGCCTCGTTTCCATCACCGGCAATGAGGCGGAACCGGCCAAGACCGGAATCTCCACCGCCGACATCGCCGGCGGCATGTACGCCTACACCGGGGTGCTGACCGCCCTTTACGAGCGCGAGCGCACCGGCCAGGCAACGGCATTCGAGGTCTCGCTGTTCGACGCGCTCGGGGAATGGATGGGATTTCCCTACTACTACGCCACATACAGCGGTACGCCGCCGCGGCGCGCGGGCGCTCGGCACGCGGCTATCGCGCCGTACGGGCCCTTCGCGGCCGGTGACGGATCGCAGGTGTTCCTCGGCGTGCAGAACGAGCGGGAATGGCTGAAGTTCTGCGAGCAGGTGCTCGACCGGCCCGAACTGGCCACCGATCCCCGATTCGACGCCAACCCCAAGCGGGTCGAGCACCTGGCCGAGCTGAAGGTGGTGATCGAGGCGGCGTTCGCGCAGCTGACCAGTGCGGAGATCGAAGCCCGTCTAGAGGAGGTCGGCATCGCCAATTCGCGGATGCGCACGATGGCCGAGTTCGCCGAGCACCCGCAGCTGGCCGCCCGCGACCGCTGGCGCGAGGTCGACTCGCCCGCCGGGAAGCTGCGCGCCCTGCTGCCGCCGGTGACAGTCGCGGGCCGTGAGTCGCGGATGGACCCGATTCCCGAGCTCGGCCAGCACACCACCGCCATCCTCGCCGAACTCGACGAACCAGTGCGCGATTGA